A window from Azoarcus sp. DD4 encodes these proteins:
- a CDS encoding IS110 family transposase, with translation MEIRTSGIDLAKSVFQLHGVDEHGKTVLRKQLRRDQVTKFIANVPACLVGMEACGSAHHWARVLQRFGHSVGLMSPQLVKPYVKTNKNDAADAEAICEAVARPNMRFVPIKSVEQQAVLSLHRVRQGFDTARTGQANQIRGLLAEFGIVLPKGICSLRNQLWGVVEKAGDQLPEVFRQLMRRLYAHLMELDRQVNELEAQIKQWHRSCGLSQRLEETPGIGPLTATALVTSIADARSFKNGRQLAAWLGLVPRQHSSGGKPTLLGISKHGDVYLRTLLIHGARSAILAAKRHATSNIWLSNLLGRRNPNVAAVALANKNARTIWALLAYDREFQVDYVPRLTGA, from the coding sequence ATGGAGATTAGGACAAGTGGGATCGACCTTGCCAAGAGCGTGTTCCAGCTACACGGCGTCGACGAACATGGCAAGACCGTTCTCCGTAAGCAACTCAGGCGTGACCAAGTAACCAAGTTCATAGCCAACGTACCTGCGTGCCTGGTCGGGATGGAAGCGTGTGGCAGCGCACATCACTGGGCGCGCGTGCTGCAGCGCTTCGGACACTCAGTGGGGCTCATGTCGCCGCAGCTCGTGAAGCCCTACGTGAAGACCAACAAGAACGACGCAGCGGATGCCGAGGCGATCTGCGAGGCGGTCGCGCGCCCGAACATGCGATTCGTGCCGATCAAGAGCGTTGAGCAGCAGGCGGTGCTGTCGTTGCACCGCGTCCGGCAGGGCTTCGACACGGCACGCACTGGGCAGGCGAACCAGATCCGTGGATTGCTTGCCGAGTTCGGCATTGTGCTCCCAAAGGGGATCTGTTCGCTGCGCAATCAGTTGTGGGGAGTCGTCGAGAAAGCAGGCGATCAGCTTCCGGAAGTGTTCCGGCAGTTGATGCGCCGCCTCTATGCACATCTGATGGAGCTGGATCGACAAGTGAACGAACTCGAGGCGCAGATCAAGCAATGGCACCGCAGTTGTGGGCTCAGCCAGCGCTTGGAAGAAACTCCTGGGATCGGACCACTTACAGCTACGGCGTTGGTGACCTCGATCGCCGACGCGCGAAGCTTCAAGAACGGCCGGCAACTGGCGGCATGGCTGGGCCTCGTCCCGCGACAGCACTCAAGTGGAGGGAAGCCCACTTTGCTGGGTATCAGCAAGCATGGTGATGTGTATCTGCGAACTTTGCTGATCCACGGAGCGCGCTCCGCGATTCTGGCGGCCAAGCGCCATGCGACGTCGAATATTTGGCTGAGCAACCTGCTCGGCCGACGAAATCCGAATGTCGCTGCCGTTGCCTTGGCGAACAAGAACGCGAGGACCATCTGGGCCTTGCTCGCTTACGACCGTGAGTTCCAGGTCGATTACGTGCCGAGACTGACAGGCGCGTAA
- a CDS encoding YeeE/YedE family protein: MDEPLVAASTITGLAFLIGLAFGFVGNKTHFCTLGAISDVVNFGDWNRMRMWMLAIAVAIFGTTALQLAGLFDVGRTIYAGNRVLWLSNLVGGLCFGVGMTLASGCGSKTLIRIGGGNLKSLIVFVFLAIGAYMTLRGLFAVWRVQLLDPVAVELSHGQALPAFLASQGMAPATALALAAGMVGGLLLVGALASRTAWRTDLLLGGIVIGALCVAGWYVTGHVGHVAEHPETLEEAFIATNSGRAESLSFVAPFAYTLELLMLWSDRSRVLTFGIASSLGVVAGSALYALVTRSFRIEGFRESGDLVRHIAGGLLMGFGGVTALGCTIGQGISGFSTLALGSMLTTAAIVAGAALTMKVEYRLLMRGT; the protein is encoded by the coding sequence ATGGATGAACCCCTGGTCGCCGCCTCCACCATTACCGGGCTCGCCTTCCTCATCGGGCTGGCGTTCGGCTTCGTCGGCAACAAGACCCATTTCTGCACGCTCGGCGCCATTTCCGACGTCGTGAATTTCGGCGACTGGAACCGCATGCGGATGTGGATGCTGGCGATCGCAGTGGCGATTTTCGGCACGACAGCCCTGCAACTGGCCGGGCTGTTCGACGTCGGCCGCACGATCTACGCCGGCAACCGCGTGCTCTGGCTGTCCAACCTGGTCGGCGGCCTCTGCTTCGGCGTCGGCATGACGCTCGCTTCCGGTTGCGGCAGCAAGACCCTGATCCGGATCGGCGGTGGCAACCTGAAGTCGCTGATCGTCTTCGTCTTCCTCGCCATCGGCGCATACATGACGCTGCGTGGCCTGTTCGCGGTCTGGCGCGTACAGTTGCTCGACCCGGTGGCAGTCGAGCTGTCCCACGGGCAGGCCCTGCCCGCCTTTCTCGCCAGCCAGGGCATGGCACCGGCGACTGCCCTGGCACTGGCCGCCGGCATGGTCGGCGGCCTCCTGCTGGTCGGTGCCCTGGCCAGCCGCACCGCCTGGCGCACCGACCTCCTGCTCGGCGGCATCGTGATCGGTGCGCTGTGCGTCGCCGGCTGGTATGTCACCGGCCATGTCGGCCATGTCGCCGAACATCCCGAAACCCTGGAAGAAGCCTTCATCGCCACCAACAGCGGCCGCGCCGAGTCGCTCTCCTTCGTGGCGCCCTTTGCCTACACGCTGGAACTGCTGATGCTGTGGAGCGATCGCTCACGCGTCCTCACCTTCGGCATCGCCAGCTCGCTCGGCGTCGTTGCCGGCTCGGCGCTCTACGCACTCGTCACCCGCAGCTTCCGCATCGAGGGCTTTCGCGAATCCGGCGACCTGGTACGCCATATCGCCGGCGGCCTGCTGATGGGTTTTGGCGGCGTCACCGCGCTCGGCTGCACAATTGGCCAGGGCATCAGCGGCTTTTCCACCCTGGCGCTGGGCTCGATGCTGACCACCGCGGCCATCGTCGCCGGCGCCGCGCTGACGATGAAGGTTGAGTACCGGCTGCTGATGCGCGGTACCTGA
- the queC gene encoding 7-cyano-7-deazaguanine synthase QueC yields the protein MTDTQRAVVLLSGGLDSATCLAIARDMGLETYALSVAYGQRHAAELTASQRVAAALGAREHRLASVGLGQFGGSALTDPTIAVPENSENSGIPVTYVPARNTVMLSIALAWAEVLDARHIFVGVNAVDYSGYPDCRPAFIQAFETMANLATKAGVEGKHITIHAPLIDLSKADIIRRGVALGVDYGITVSCYQADDAGRACGRCDACRLRRGGFEAAGVPDPTPYQLP from the coding sequence ATGACTGATACGCAACGCGCCGTCGTCCTGCTGTCGGGCGGCCTCGACTCCGCCACCTGCCTCGCCATCGCCCGCGACATGGGACTGGAAACCTATGCCCTGTCGGTCGCCTACGGTCAGCGCCACGCCGCCGAACTGACGGCGTCGCAGCGTGTCGCCGCCGCGCTCGGCGCCCGCGAGCATCGCCTCGCCAGCGTCGGCCTCGGCCAGTTCGGCGGCTCCGCGCTCACCGATCCGACCATCGCGGTGCCCGAGAACAGCGAGAACAGCGGCATTCCGGTCACCTACGTGCCCGCGCGCAACACCGTCATGCTGTCGATCGCACTGGCCTGGGCCGAGGTCCTGGACGCGCGCCACATCTTCGTCGGCGTCAATGCGGTCGATTATTCCGGCTACCCCGACTGCCGCCCCGCCTTCATCCAGGCCTTCGAGACCATGGCCAACCTTGCCACCAAGGCCGGTGTCGAAGGCAAGCACATCACCATCCATGCGCCGCTGATCGACCTGTCCAAGGCCGACATCATCCGTCGCGGCGTCGCCCTCGGGGTCGATTACGGCATCACCGTGTCCTGCTACCAGGCCGACGACGCCGGCCGCGCCTGCGGTCGCTGCGATGCCTGCCGGCTGCGCCGCGGCGGCTTCGAGGCTGCCGGCGTGCCCGACCCGACGCCCTATCAGCTGCCCTGA
- the queE gene encoding 7-carboxy-7-deazaguanine synthase QueE, with amino-acid sequence MPVAAREVRLRLTEIFASVQGESTRVGLPTVFVRLTGCPLRCSWCDTAYAFQGGEYRTLDAVLAEVAGHGLHHVCVTGGEPLAQKACLPLLTALCDAGYSVSLETSGALDIAAVDPRVSRIMDLKAPGSGEAAKNRLENIPLLAARDEVKIVLADEADYQWARRMLEEHDLAARCAVLLSPVAGDLDPAALAEWIVRDRLPVRFQLQLHKVLWNDARGR; translated from the coding sequence ATGCCCGTCGCAGCCCGGGAGGTACGGCTGCGGCTGACGGAAATCTTTGCCTCGGTCCAGGGCGAATCGACCCGCGTCGGCTTGCCCACCGTCTTCGTCCGGCTCACCGGCTGCCCCCTGCGCTGCAGCTGGTGCGACACCGCCTACGCCTTCCAGGGCGGCGAATACCGCACGCTCGACGCGGTACTGGCCGAGGTCGCCGGTCACGGCCTTCACCACGTCTGCGTCACCGGCGGCGAGCCGCTTGCGCAGAAGGCCTGCCTGCCGCTGCTCACTGCACTGTGCGACGCCGGCTACTCGGTCTCGCTCGAGACCAGCGGCGCGCTAGATATCGCCGCGGTCGATCCGCGCGTGTCGCGCATCATGGACCTCAAGGCACCGGGTTCGGGCGAGGCCGCGAAGAACCGGCTCGAGAACATCCCGCTGCTCGCTGCCCGCGATGAAGTGAAGATCGTCCTCGCCGACGAGGCCGACTACCAATGGGCGCGCCGGATGCTCGAAGAGCATGATCTCGCCGCCCGCTGCGCCGTGCTGCTGTCGCCAGTCGCCGGCGACCTCGACCCCGCCGCGCTCGCAGAGTGGATCGTGCGTGACCGCCTGCCGGTTCGCTTTCAACTACAGTTGCACAAGGTGCTGTGGAACGACGCGCGCGGCCGCTGA
- the ybgF gene encoding tol-pal system protein YbgF — protein MKRLLPLAALLALSSAGPAHAGLFDDTEARRQIMEMRQDLENRIDATSRGQLELANQNEQLRGEVARLRGQIEVLVNEVESLKQRQRDFYVDLDNRLRKLESAAVQPQAAQAADPAAESAEYEAALNLLKNGKHREALTAFEAFVSKFPAGSFTPSAHFWAGNAALQAKEIASATNHFNAVLGKWPNDSVAPDAMLGLANSQQAMGDAKTAQRTLQSLVERYPTSNAAQAAKQRLGKR, from the coding sequence ATGAAACGCCTCCTGCCGCTGGCAGCGCTTCTCGCACTGTCGTCGGCCGGACCCGCTCACGCGGGTCTGTTCGACGACACCGAGGCGCGCCGTCAAATCATGGAGATGCGACAGGATCTTGAGAACCGCATCGACGCCACCAGTCGCGGCCAGCTCGAACTCGCCAATCAGAACGAACAGTTGCGGGGAGAAGTCGCCCGCCTGCGCGGCCAGATCGAAGTACTGGTGAACGAAGTCGAGTCGCTCAAGCAGCGCCAGCGCGACTTCTACGTCGACCTCGACAACCGTCTGCGCAAGCTGGAAAGCGCCGCCGTGCAGCCTCAGGCTGCCCAGGCCGCCGATCCGGCCGCCGAATCCGCCGAATACGAAGCCGCCCTGAACCTGCTCAAGAACGGCAAGCACCGCGAGGCGCTGACCGCCTTCGAAGCTTTCGTGAGCAAGTTCCCCGCCGGCAGCTTCACACCCAGCGCCCATTTCTGGGCCGGCAACGCCGCGCTGCAGGCGAAGGAGATCGCTTCGGCGACCAACCACTTCAACGCAGTGCTCGGCAAGTGGCCCAATGACAGCGTGGCCCCCGACGCCATGCTCGGTCTCGCCAACAGCCAGCAGGCCATGGGCGATGCCAAGACAGCCCAGCGCACGCTGCAATCCCTGGTCGAGCGCTATCCGACCAGCAATGCCGCGCAGGCCGCCAAACAGCGCCTGGGCAAGCGTTAA
- the pal gene encoding peptidoglycan-associated lipoprotein Pal, which produces MKKLVLPALLSAVLAACSSTGPEATSGAAVSDRSGAGVATVTAPGVSGSGIAALTDPNNILSKRNVFFDFDSYVIKAEAKPLVEAHGRFLAQNPQMKMLVQGNADERGSREYNLALGQKRADAVKQALLLLGAKEAQIESVSLGEEKPRCTEASEACYAQNRRGDMLYSGEF; this is translated from the coding sequence ATGAAGAAGCTTGTCCTGCCCGCTCTGCTGTCCGCCGTTCTCGCCGCGTGCTCCAGCACCGGCCCCGAAGCCACCTCGGGCGCTGCCGTTAGCGACCGTTCCGGCGCCGGTGTCGCCACCGTCACCGCCCCCGGCGTTTCCGGCTCCGGCATCGCCGCGCTGACCGACCCGAACAACATCCTGTCCAAGCGCAACGTGTTCTTCGACTTCGACAGCTATGTGATCAAGGCCGAAGCCAAGCCGCTGGTCGAAGCCCACGGCCGCTTCCTCGCCCAGAACCCGCAAATGAAGATGCTGGTCCAGGGCAACGCCGACGAACGCGGCAGCCGCGAGTACAACCTGGCGCTGGGCCAGAAGCGTGCCGACGCCGTCAAGCAAGCCCTGCTGCTGCTCGGCGCCAAGGAAGCCCAGATCGAGTCCGTCAGCCTCGGCGAAGAAAAGCCGCGCTGCACCGAGGCCTCCGAAGCCTGCTACGCCCAGAACCGTCGTGGCGACATGCTGTACTCGGGTGAGTTCTGA
- the tolB gene encoding Tol-Pal system beta propeller repeat protein TolB — protein MKTLAQLRLLLAAALACLSFAAQAQLSIEITGAGASRFPVVIPVFENEGSLPRGVSDVVRADLERSGLFSLVDIGPLPLPESQVPDLGSLRNRGADAALSATVVPQPDGRYEVRFRLFDTQKQTELGALALRMSPAQNRITGHRIADFVYEKLTGLPGYFATRIAYVVKTGPRYELQIADADGMNAQAALVSREPIISPAWSPDGARLAYVSFEAKKPIIYVHTLATGQRQVVANFKGSNSAPAWSPDGQQLSVVLTKDGLSQLYVLNADGSGVRRLASSSGIDTEPAWSPDGQWIYFTSDRGGSPQIYRIPTGGGAAQRVTFDGVYNVTPRPSADGKLLAFITRNNGRFQVAVQDLATRQTTILTDSARDESPSFAPNGRMILYASDAGGRGVLAAVSSDGRVKQRLSVQAADVREPAWGPIQKQ, from the coding sequence ATGAAGACACTCGCCCAACTCCGTCTGCTGCTCGCCGCCGCCCTCGCCTGCCTGTCCTTTGCGGCGCAGGCGCAATTGTCGATCGAGATCACCGGCGCCGGCGCCTCGCGCTTTCCGGTCGTCATCCCGGTGTTCGAAAACGAGGGCAGCCTGCCGCGCGGCGTATCCGACGTCGTGCGCGCCGACCTCGAACGCAGCGGCCTGTTCAGTCTGGTCGACATCGGCCCGCTGCCGCTGCCGGAATCCCAGGTTCCCGACCTTGGCAGCCTGCGCAACCGCGGCGCCGACGCCGCCCTCAGCGCCACCGTCGTGCCGCAACCCGATGGCCGCTACGAGGTGCGCTTCCGCCTGTTCGACACCCAGAAGCAGACCGAGCTCGGCGCCCTTGCCCTGCGCATGTCGCCGGCGCAGAACCGCATCACCGGCCACCGCATCGCCGATTTCGTCTACGAAAAGCTCACCGGCCTGCCCGGCTACTTCGCCACCCGCATCGCCTACGTGGTGAAGACCGGCCCGCGCTACGAACTGCAGATCGCCGACGCCGACGGCATGAACGCGCAGGCCGCACTGGTATCGCGCGAACCCATCATCTCGCCGGCCTGGTCGCCCGACGGTGCCCGCCTCGCCTACGTCTCCTTCGAGGCGAAGAAGCCGATCATCTACGTGCACACGCTCGCCACCGGCCAGCGTCAGGTAGTTGCCAACTTCAAGGGTTCCAACTCCGCGCCGGCCTGGTCACCCGACGGCCAGCAGCTGTCGGTGGTGCTCACCAAGGACGGCCTGTCCCAGCTCTACGTGCTCAACGCCGACGGCTCCGGCGTGCGTCGCCTGGCCAGTTCCTCCGGCATCGACACCGAGCCGGCCTGGTCGCCCGACGGCCAGTGGATCTACTTCACTTCCGATCGCGGCGGCAGTCCGCAGATCTATCGCATTCCGACCGGCGGCGGTGCCGCCCAGCGCGTGACCTTCGATGGCGTGTATAACGTTACGCCCCGCCCCTCGGCGGATGGCAAACTGCTCGCCTTCATCACCCGCAACAACGGTCGCTTCCAGGTGGCGGTGCAAGACCTCGCCACCCGGCAGACCACGATCCTCACCGATTCGGCGCGTGACGAATCGCCCAGCTTCGCACCTAACGGCCGCATGATCCTCTACGCCTCCGATGCCGGTGGCCGGGGTGTGCTTGCGGCCGTGTCGTCCGATGGCCGGGTGAAGCAACGCCTGTCGGTGCAGGCCGCCGATGTACGGGAACCCGCCTGGGGCCCGATACAAAAGCAATAA
- a CDS encoding energy transducer TonB — MNERALPREHPGKWTSLALTFAVHIGLALFLFFGIRWQSEPPASLEVELAAPPPSRPAPQPAEIKPEPPKPEPPKPEPKPEPKPEPKPPEPPKAPAKPDIATKAPEKKPEPPKPEPKKPEPPKPEPKKPEPPKPEPKKPEPPKPEPKKPVVPPKDNYMDKLLERESEKAQLENMMRADAAKASAARNKAATEGYINAIRTKVRGNLLRPPGLSGNPEAVFEVDQLPSGEVLAIRLKRSSGIPALDEAIERAIRRSSPLPLPDKGELFERTLELKFRPLED; from the coding sequence ATGAATGAACGCGCACTCCCCCGCGAGCATCCCGGCAAGTGGACCTCGCTTGCGCTGACTTTCGCCGTCCACATCGGCCTCGCGCTGTTCCTGTTCTTTGGCATCCGCTGGCAGAGCGAGCCGCCGGCCTCGCTCGAAGTCGAACTGGCCGCGCCGCCGCCGAGCCGCCCGGCCCCGCAGCCGGCAGAGATCAAGCCGGAACCGCCCAAACCGGAACCGCCCAAGCCCGAACCGAAGCCGGAGCCGAAACCCGAGCCCAAGCCGCCGGAACCGCCCAAGGCCCCGGCCAAGCCCGACATCGCGACCAAGGCGCCGGAAAAGAAGCCGGAACCTCCCAAACCGGAACCCAAGAAGCCCGAACCGCCCAAACCGGAACCGAAGAAGCCGGAACCACCCAAGCCCGAGCCAAAGAAACCCGAGCCGCCCAAGCCGGAGCCGAAGAAGCCCGTCGTCCCGCCCAAGGACAATTACATGGACAAGCTGCTCGAGCGTGAATCGGAAAAGGCCCAGCTCGAAAACATGATGCGGGCCGACGCGGCGAAGGCGTCGGCAGCGCGCAACAAGGCGGCCACCGAAGGCTACATCAACGCGATCCGCACCAAGGTCCGCGGCAACCTGCTGCGGCCGCCCGGCCTGTCCGGCAATCCGGAAGCGGTGTTCGAGGTCGATCAGCTGCCGTCGGGCGAAGTGCTGGCGATCCGGCTCAAACGCTCGTCGGGCATCCCCGCGCTGGACGAGGCGATAGAACGTGCGATCCGCCGCTCCAGCCCCTTACCGCTACCCGACAAAGGGGAACTTTTCGAGCGCACCCTCGAACTGAAGTTCCGGCCGCTGGAAGATTAA
- a CDS encoding ExbD/TolR family protein, producing the protein MRQRRLMNQINVVPYIDVMLVLLVIFMVTAPMVQPGNIDVPSAGPISAPPAEAMVIEVKADGSMAVRKTSNAASKAVSHTEFQRVIKEALAANAEQPFLVAASKELQYQKVIDILETARQLGVKKISLQTQSGSASR; encoded by the coding sequence ATGCGTCAGCGCCGCCTGATGAACCAGATCAACGTCGTGCCTTACATCGACGTGATGCTGGTCCTGCTCGTCATCTTCATGGTCACCGCGCCCATGGTGCAGCCGGGCAATATCGACGTGCCTTCGGCCGGACCGATCTCGGCACCGCCGGCCGAGGCCATGGTCATCGAGGTCAAGGCCGACGGCTCGATGGCTGTCCGCAAGACCAGCAACGCCGCCTCCAAAGCGGTCTCGCACACCGAATTCCAGCGCGTGATCAAGGAAGCGCTTGCCGCCAACGCCGAGCAACCCTTCCTCGTCGCTGCCAGCAAGGAGCTGCAGTACCAGAAGGTCATCGACATTCTCGAAACCGCGCGCCAGCTGGGCGTCAAGAAGATCAGCCTGCAGACCCAGTCGGGCTCCGCCAGCCGATGA
- the tolQ gene encoding protein TolQ, producing the protein MTVSHDLSILSLITQASVLVQLVMAMLAGLSLMSWYWIFRKWFQIRAARGKTNEFERDFWSGGDLNALFQSASAARHHTGGMERIFESGYREYNKLRAKSHDHGATIDGARRAMRATYQREVDDLEAHLAFLASVGSVSPYIGLFGTVWGIMNAFRGLSNVGTATLTQVAPGIAEALVATAIGLFAAIPAVVAYNRFAHDIDRIGIRFESFMEEFSNILQRNLR; encoded by the coding sequence ATGACTGTCTCCCACGATCTTTCCATCCTCAGCCTGATCACCCAGGCCAGCGTCCTCGTCCAGCTCGTCATGGCCATGCTTGCCGGCCTGTCGCTGATGTCGTGGTACTGGATTTTCCGCAAGTGGTTCCAGATCCGCGCCGCCCGCGGCAAGACCAACGAATTCGAACGTGATTTCTGGAGCGGCGGCGACCTCAACGCCCTGTTCCAGTCGGCGTCCGCCGCACGCCACCACACCGGCGGCATGGAGCGCATCTTCGAATCCGGCTATCGCGAATACAACAAGCTGCGCGCCAAGAGCCACGACCACGGCGCCACCATCGACGGCGCCCGCCGCGCCATGCGCGCCACCTACCAGCGCGAGGTCGACGACCTCGAAGCCCATCTCGCCTTTCTCGCCTCGGTCGGCTCGGTGTCGCCCTACATCGGCCTGTTCGGCACCGTGTGGGGGATCATGAACGCCTTCCGCGGCCTGTCGAACGTCGGCACCGCGACGCTGACCCAGGTTGCCCCGGGCATCGCCGAGGCGCTGGTCGCCACCGCGATCGGCCTGTTCGCCGCAATCCCCGCCGTGGTGGCCTACAACCGCTTCGCCCATGACATCGACCGCATCGGCATCCGCTTCGAAAGCTTCATGGAAGAGTTCTCCAACATCCTCCAGCGCAACCTGCGCTGA
- the ybgC gene encoding tol-pal system-associated acyl-CoA thioesterase, giving the protein MQIRTTSETAPNRRVFVLPLRVYYEDTDAAGIVYYANYLRFCERARTEWLRAIGFEQQRLRAESGLVFVVKSVHAEYMSPALLDDALELRSVIESLGRASITFRQQVVRDGVCLFDARIVIACVDQGRARPVAMPADIRRRFEQVQDHSSQPELLRPA; this is encoded by the coding sequence ATGCAAATCCGCACCACCTCCGAGACCGCGCCCAACCGACGGGTTTTCGTCCTGCCGCTGCGCGTCTATTACGAGGATACCGACGCGGCCGGCATCGTTTACTACGCCAACTACCTGCGTTTCTGCGAGCGTGCCCGCACCGAGTGGCTGCGTGCGATCGGCTTCGAGCAGCAGCGCCTGCGCGCGGAAAGCGGGCTCGTCTTCGTCGTCAAATCGGTGCACGCAGAATACATGTCACCCGCCTTGCTCGATGATGCGTTAGAGCTCAGGTCCGTGATCGAGTCTCTCGGTCGTGCCAGCATCACCTTCCGCCAGCAGGTCGTCCGCGACGGCGTCTGCCTGTTCGACGCCCGTATCGTCATCGCCTGCGTCGATCAGGGCCGCGCCCGTCCCGTAGCAATGCCCGCGGACATCCGCCGCCGCTTCGAACAAGTCCAAGACCACTCCTCCCAACCCGAACTCCTGCGACCAGCATGA
- a CDS encoding STAS domain-containing protein has translation MALPFFGKKNPPAASSDRAAPGSGDAPKSPSPPRTELSALDFSRGDSNRALAQCAGMVEVQEVAAGIGAVYEEAAVLYANGADAEAEKVLGAVLGDGGSTAGEGLWMMLLDLYRLTGQRQNFEARVLDYATQFERSPPPWEDLSSQGERRRGDTTPMVTLSGSLSAQVAGQFQQVGIIGRKSGAVRIDLARLRAVDDQGCGLLRKLLAQLAADRVKVALLNGRGLADMLAGQIEVGKAEARDSWLLLLELLQYTADCERFEQLAIDYAVTFEESPPSWEQKAVPPAATAVEGRAAATGDGSDFRLEGELGGASNEVLRKLAAFAAERRAVVVDCSRLRRIDFVCAGTLFNILATLQAQGKLVELHNVNAMVGALLRVMSVDQVAQVTLRV, from the coding sequence GTGGCGCTTCCTTTCTTCGGCAAGAAAAATCCTCCGGCGGCTTCGTCGGACCGGGCTGCGCCCGGCAGCGGGGACGCGCCGAAATCACCGTCGCCTCCACGCACCGAACTGTCGGCGCTGGACTTCTCGCGCGGCGATTCCAACCGCGCGCTGGCCCAGTGCGCCGGCATGGTCGAAGTGCAGGAGGTCGCGGCCGGCATCGGTGCAGTCTACGAGGAAGCCGCGGTGCTTTACGCCAACGGCGCCGACGCCGAGGCGGAGAAGGTGCTGGGTGCGGTACTGGGCGATGGCGGCAGCACCGCGGGCGAAGGCCTGTGGATGATGCTGCTGGACCTGTACCGGCTGACTGGCCAGCGCCAGAATTTCGAAGCGCGCGTGCTCGACTATGCCACCCAGTTCGAACGTTCGCCGCCTCCCTGGGAGGACCTCTCCAGCCAGGGCGAACGCAGGCGTGGCGACACCACCCCGATGGTGACGCTGTCGGGCAGCTTGTCGGCACAGGTCGCCGGCCAGTTCCAGCAGGTCGGCATCATCGGCCGCAAGAGTGGCGCGGTACGTATCGACCTGGCCCGTTTGCGTGCGGTCGACGACCAGGGCTGCGGCCTGTTGCGGAAGCTGCTGGCGCAGCTCGCGGCCGACCGGGTGAAAGTCGCGCTGCTGAACGGTCGCGGTCTGGCCGACATGCTGGCCGGCCAGATCGAGGTCGGCAAGGCGGAGGCACGCGACAGCTGGTTGCTGTTGCTCGAACTGCTGCAATACACCGCCGACTGCGAACGCTTCGAGCAGCTCGCGATCGATTATGCCGTCACCTTCGAGGAGTCGCCGCCTTCATGGGAGCAGAAGGCGGTGCCGCCGGCCGCGACGGCGGTCGAAGGCCGTGCCGCCGCCACCGGCGATGGCAGCGACTTCCGCCTGGAGGGTGAGCTGGGCGGCGCTTCCAACGAGGTCTTGCGCAAGCTTGCCGCCTTCGCGGCGGAGCGTCGCGCGGTGGTGGTGGACTGCAGCCGGCTGCGGCGCATCGACTTCGTCTGCGCCGGCACCTTGTTCAACATCCTCGCCACATTGCAGGCGCAGGGTAAACTCGTCGAACTTCACAACGTCAATGCCATGGTCGGCGCGCTGCTGCGTGTCATGAGCGTCGATCAGGTCGCGCAGGTCACGCTGCGCGTTTGA
- the hslV gene encoding ATP-dependent protease subunit HslV — MEQYHGTTILSVRRGNRVALGGDGQVTLGNIVVKASARKVRTLYQGQILAGFAGGTADAFTLFERFEAKLDKHQGNLLRSAVELAKDWRTDRMLRRLEAMLAVADREHSLIITGNGDVLEPEQGIVAIGSGGAYAQAAARALIENTELEPREVVAKSLAIAGDLCIYTNQCHTIEVLD; from the coding sequence ATGGAACAGTATCACGGCACCACGATCCTGTCGGTGCGGCGCGGCAATCGCGTCGCGCTCGGCGGCGACGGCCAGGTCACCCTCGGCAACATCGTCGTCAAGGCGTCGGCGCGCAAAGTGCGCACGCTCTACCAGGGCCAGATCCTGGCCGGTTTCGCCGGCGGCACGGCCGACGCCTTCACGCTCTTCGAGCGCTTCGAGGCCAAGCTCGACAAGCATCAGGGCAACCTGCTGCGCAGTGCGGTCGAGCTCGCCAAGGACTGGCGCACCGATCGCATGCTGCGCCGGCTGGAGGCGATGCTGGCGGTGGCAGATCGCGAGCATTCGCTGATCATCACCGGCAACGGCGACGTGCTGGAGCCCGAGCAGGGCATCGTCGCGATCGGCAGCGGTGGCGCCTATGCCCAGGCGGCGGCGCGGGCGCTGATCGAGAACACCGAGCTGGAGCCGCGTGAGGTGGTGGCCAAGTCGCTCGCGATCGCCGGCGACCTGTGCATCTATACCAACCAGTGCCACACCATCGAAGTGCTGGACTGA